Proteins from one Triticum aestivum cultivar Chinese Spring chromosome 7A, IWGSC CS RefSeq v2.1, whole genome shotgun sequence genomic window:
- the LOC123148341 gene encoding pectinesterase inhibitor 8: MAMQQGGRGHTTSMAVLAVAVAVLILAGAPRTAQAAVMAASAGIEEACRGAAGRDAAVDYEHCVASLSSDSEGRDAADMHALAAAATRMAVEHAAATEARMEGLGEAEGSPRARARLGRCTELYGAAADVLRDALDNIRVRVYGRAVEQIAAALGAAERCEDAWKGEEEARGGVPVAGHDKEYGRLAVIALGLTSGIA, from the coding sequence ATGGCGATGCAGCAAGGAGGACGCGGCCACACCACGTCCATGGCGGTGCTCGCCGTGGCCGTGGCGGTCCTCATCCTGGCCGGGGCGCCGCGCACGGCGCaggcggcggtgatggcggcgTCGGCGGGGATCGAGGAGGCGTGCCGGGGCGCGGCGGGCCGGGACGCGGCCGTGGACTACGAGCACTGCGTGGCCTCCCTCTCCTCCGACTCCGAGGGCCGGGACGCGGCGGACATGcacgcgctggcggcggcggcgacgcggatgGCGGTGGAGCACGCGGCGGCCACGGAGGCGCGGATGGAGGGGCTGGGCGAGGCGGAGGGCAGCCCGCGCGCGCGCGCCAGGCTCGGCCGCTGCACGGAGCTCTACGGCGCAGCGGCCGACGTGCTCCGGGACGCGCTGGACAACATCCGCGTGCGCGTGTACGGGCGCGCCGTGGAGCAGATCGCGGCGGCGCTGGGCGCTGCGGAGCGGTGCGAGGACGCGTGgaagggcgaggaggaggcgcggggagGCGTCCCCGTCGCCGGGCACGACAAGGAGTACGGCCGCCTCGCCGTCATCGCGCTCGGGCTCACCAGCGGCATCGCCTGA